A genomic region of Eucalyptus grandis isolate ANBG69807.140 chromosome 5, ASM1654582v1, whole genome shotgun sequence contains the following coding sequences:
- the LOC104431365 gene encoding UPF0481 protein At3g47200-like gives MAGRNIWGLKQNFEAIFRRCASTSSQVHEHCKASLLKKLNAKIPEESGNVCIYRVPAKLRQVEAKAYDPSIVSIGPYHRGDQHLKEMEEVKQKFFQSFLKSRQEGVVELDRVIAAMEKLELEARSCYADDVKLSRDEFVEMMTIDGCFVLQLLKEVGGCSSSSSLIQRWMLPTLRRDLIKLENQLPMIVLRELLYANSQCEDSILSLQDFALKFFNPLLQRDSHTNAAGATVMNEACHFLDLFRSSILPEIQDQDRKRQVHMIRSVTELREAGVVLEKSQNDRALDVRSEGRVLKIPPLHIDDHRGTLRCEILHYKGIVHHSLGSNKEAANLVNKLCREVDWDGEESYLHKVVCDDIDVYFMSRYAKLRARLVHYYFSNWVVGISTVAGLFMLYLTLIQTGCGVADARKALQENSFWSYISDSFILLFPRPSRPIVHKDSNKG, from the exons ATGGCAGGTAGAAACATTTGGGGGTTGAAGCAGAACTTTGAAGCTATCTTCAGAAGATGTGCCTCAACCTCATCACAAGTGCATGAGCATTGCAAAGCCTCCCTGCTGAAGAAATTGAATGCCAAGATTCCTGAAGAGAGCGGCAATGTCTGCATCTACAGAGTCCCCGCGAAACTGCGTCAAGTAGAAGCAAAGGCATATGATCCGAGCATTGTATCGATCGGCCCTTATCATCGTGGAGATCAACACTTGAAAGAAATGGAGGAGGTAAAGCAAAAATTCTTCCAGAGTTTTCTCAAGTCAAGACAAGAAGGTGTAGTCGAACTAGACAGAGTGATTGCGGCAATGGAGAAACTAGAGCTGGAGGCTAGGAGTTGCTACGCGGACGATGTTAAGCTGAGCAGAGATGAGTTCGTTGAGATGATGACCATCGATGGCTGCTTCGTCTTGCAGCTCCTGAAGGAGGTCGGCggctgttcttcttcttcgtccctCATTCAAAGGTGGATGTTGCCAACACTGCGCCGCGATTTAATCAAGCTCGAAAACCAGCTCCCGATGATAGTTCTACGCGAATTACTCTATGCCAACTCTCAATGTGAAGACTCGATTCTTTCCCTACAGGACTTTGCTTTGAAGTTCTTCAATCCGTTATTGCAGAGGGACTCGCATACGAATGCTGCTGGTGCCACCGTTATGAATGAGGCCTGTCACTTTCTTGATCTATTCCGATCCAGCATTCTCCCCGAGATACAGGATCAGGACCGGAAAAGGCAAGTGCACATGATCCGATCTGTAACTGAGTTGAGGGAAGCAGGAGTGGTCCTCGAGAAATCGCAAAATGACAGGGCATTAGACGTCCGATCAGAGGGAAGGGTCCTGAAGATTCCGCCACTCCACATCGACGACCACAGAGGCACCTT ACGATGTGAGATCCTCCATTACAAAGGCATAGTCCACCACTCCCTCGGAAGTAACAAGGAGGCAGCGAATCTGGTGAACAAGCTGTGCAGAGAAGTGGATTGGGACGGTGAAGAGTCATATCTGCACAAAGTGGTGTGCGACGACATCGATGTCTACTTCATGAGCAGGTACGCGAAACTCAGAGCACGCCTTGTTCATTACTACTTCAGCAACTGGGTGGTCGGGATCTCGACTGTGGCGGGATTGTTCATGCTCTATCTGACACTAATCCAAACGGGTTGTGGAGTCGCCGACGCAAGGAAAGCTCTGCAGGAGAATAGCTTCTGGTCATACATAAGTGATTCCTTTATTCTGCTCTTCCCTCGGCCCTCCAGGCCAATTGTTCATAAGGACTCGAACAAGGGATGA